The Chitinophaga pinensis DSM 2588 region GCATTTGTCGTCGCTGTACCGATCTGTGTTGCACCGTCATATACTTTTATCTGTGAACCTGGCTCCGCAGATCCTGTCAGATCAGGCGTCACATCATTAGTAGCATTACCGCTACCAGATGTTGGCGCTAAAGTTGGTCTTCCTGGTTTAGCAGGCGCCGTCAGATCGACGGTCACTTTAAATACAGGACTCGCAGCACTGGTATTACCTCCTGTTGTCGCTGTTGCGGTAAAGGAATAAGTACCATCCGTCAGGGTCGTACCCGTATAGTCGAATGTCCAGTTGCCGGAAGAATTCACGGAGGCTGTACCTAATGAAGTAGATCCGAGATCAGCCCTGTATACATTTATGGTAGCAGATGCCTGACCTGTACCGTTCAATTTCAGTGTAGCATCATTGGTGATGGTATCAGTTGCGCTGAGACCTGTATCATCAGTAATGGAAACAATATTTGGCGCAGGTGGTGCATTGGTCACTACCCTGCTGTAATCAATATTCAATACCGGATCGGATGCATATCCACCATATTCCACCACATAACCCAGGTTGTTTGAGTTGTTCAGGTCATTCCATCTACCCTGATTGGTAGAATAGAGCTGCATGTAACGTTCATCTGTGTTCTGATAGTTATTAGGTTCCCCGCCATTCCATTTCATGTATGCACTGCCTACTGCTACCGGGTTATTCAGGCCGGTAGATATCGGGGTTCCTTTTTCAGGTCCTGTTACCCAGTAATAAGCGCCATAAGCGGATGCCTGGTCATTATAAGCAGTGCGTCCGAGAACAGTATTTACAATCTGATAGTCACAGGTACCGCCCACCCATCCATCGCTGGACAGCTTAGACGTGATAAAGTCATTTTCAATCTGTGCGGTGCTGGTAGCCAGATAACCCTGCAAACCATACAGTGTGCGGGCTTCTGCAGCAGCTTTTGCCGCTGTCCAGCTCATTGGAGTCGTAATGTATTCGTAGTAGTGAGGCTTTGTACCTACGGTGTAACTCACCACGTTACCCAGTACAAAACGAATCGTTCTGTTGCCGGTATTACCACTGGTCGTATTAAACTTCACCGTACGGTAAAATGCCTGCCATTCGGTAGCTGTAGCAGAACCGGTGAAGGAAGCAACACCGGTTGTCGCATTATAGGCAGCTGTCACGCCGGAAGGTAATGTTCCCCAGGTGATCACGTCTCCCGAAACAAATCCGGTATCTATATATACACGTCCATCTGTTACGTTGGCAGCTCCTTTTACGAGGATCTGATCATCGATCACTGAAGCGACAGTAAACAGGGATTTCTGCTGAATGCCTTCATTCGCAGAAGTAATCTCTGAAGCAACACTGGTAGCAGCCCTGGTAGCCAGGGTGAAATAGTCGCCCTTTGTGAGGTTTACACCAGATATACATACCCTATTCACCAGGATAGTGATACCGGAGCTGATCGCGGTTGCATTACTGAAATCTCCGTCTTTGTCGATCAGCAGGGCGAAGTTACCCGAATTAGATACATCGATACCCAATCCTGTCAGTTCGAAGCAGACATCGACCGTACCGATATTACCATTCAGGTCGGCTCTCCATACCTGTTGCAGACGGGAAATGTGGGACGACGGGGTTTGCGTGGACTGTCCGTATCCCGCGCGGTCGTTACCAAAGCTCAGTACCACATTGGTATTGGTCTGAGATGGATTGGTCACCGAAAGGATGCCACTGAAAGAGGCACTCATATTATAAGTACCTGAACAGGCGGAGGTACGGATACCTACCCCATTAATATCATTATTATATGGAATACCGAGTGTATAGTTAGAAGCCATATCGGTAAAATCCGTTGCATATTTATTGGCAAGATAAATGTTGATCTTTTCTATATCACATGCACTCAGTTTCCTGTTGTAAACAATCAGTTCACTGATATCACCATTATAATAGTTATTATCTCCATCCAGGCCGATCCTCAGATCAGCCCTGCCGGTGGCATCGCCTGTATTGTCCGTAAATGCAGAAATCAGCTTACCGTTCAGGTAAACTGCAGATGCGTTACTCGTTCCTTTACTATAGACGGCCGTGACCAGTCTCGTTTCTCCGGATTTTGCACCCCCGGGTATGACGACCGCGGTCCCTCCTGTATTCAGACTGGCATCCGTCGTTCCGGTAGCAGCCTTGTTGTTGAAGTAGCGTTGCTGGGTGGCCCCGACATCTGCTCCCCAGACTGCCTGGGCGTTACCATCGTTTGTCCCTGGCCGGTATACCGCGAAGATGGTTACATCGGCCAGCGTCCCTGCCCGTATATCCATCCCGTTGACAGTCATCCCTGAACCTGCACTGGCGGACGTCCGGTTAAAATGAACAACCGGACGATCATTGGCGCCGCCACTATTGTAAATCACGGGGTTAGCTCCTGAGCTGACAGCATTATGCCCGCTACCTGATTTATCATACCAGGTAGAAAGCGTACTACCATAAGCGGGTGCAGTCGCTCCTGCCAGTACATCATTTGCGTCCAGCCACAACACCACGCCGTTATTAACGCCCGCAGGTCCCGTCTGTGCAAATAAAGAAATACTGAAAAGGCAACACAAAAGAATGCAGCCCAAGCATTTACGTAGAAATAATTTCATCTGAAAATAATTGGTGAAGTTGTATAGGAACGGGATACATTGCCAGGGTTTCCCGGATCACTCATAGGTATATGCCAGTCTGGTGTCAAAAGACGGTTTTCATATGTTACAAATTTATATACTTGTTTGATATAATTATTTAGAATAACTTGTATTAATATGTAGTAGTTTTACTACAAAATCTGGTACTGTATATTACATTCGTTGTTTATTTAGACGTTGTAACGTACTTTTACACAATTACTTACTATGCCTAATATACTTGTTGTAGATGATCAGGAGGTAGTTCGTTACGGTACTACACTCATCCTGCAGAAGTCAATCGACGACGCGCAGGTCAGTGAAGCGGGCAGTTTTGAAGACACCCTGAAGATATTATCTACCAAAAAATTTGATCTTGTCATCCTGGATATCGATATGCCGGGGGGAAATAATCACCAGATGCTGGATGTGATTCGTTTACGCCATCCAGATATCAGGATCCTTATTTTCTCCAGCTACGATGAACAGATCTTTGGATGGAGATATCTGGAGGCAGGCGCCGATGGCTTCCTGTCTAAAAAAACGGGTATAGAAGAAATTAAAAATGCAGCTAAAACGCTGCTGAGGGATGAAAAATACCTCAGTCCTACCCTGAAACAGACATTATTAAATAACTTCACTAATAAGAAAAGCGCTACAAATCCTATTCAACGTTTATCCAGCCGTGAAAATAATATCATGCAGTTGTTGATTAAAGGTTCCAGTGTGGCCGAAATCGCAGATAAACTCAGTTTACAGATATCTACCGTCAGCACCTATAAGAAAAGGATTTTCGAAAAACTGCAGGTCTCCAATGTCATAGAAATGATAGAGAAAGTACAGCTCTACTCATAATCCCCTATTTATTTTATTAAAAAAAATTTCTATATTCAGCCCCTGATTACAACTGAAATCTTTTTACGTAAGCATTAATCATTATTCCGACCACGACCCTATGAAACGACTACTTGTTATCGTTACAGGCATTGCTGTAACCACGCATTCTATGGCCCAGGAGAAAAAGGGACCTTTCCAGTTAGATGGCACAATCACTGGGAAAAACAGCGGATTTGTCCATCTGCGCTACGGCAACGGCTTTTACATGGAAGACAGCTGCGCCATTAAAAACGGCAGTTTCTCCTTTAAAGGCATGCTAAGTGAACCTGTCATGGCTACCATCAGTGGTGATGGCGAAGATGGCTATGATTTTTACCTTGATCCGGGTCAGATGACGATCAATGTAAAATCTCCCAGCTTCGAGGACGCCGCCGTCACTGGTTCTGCCTCTCAGACGGAGTACCAGGAACTGCTGACAGCCAGGGCAGATGTACAAAGGGAAATCGCACCTCTTGCCAAATCACTGGAAGACGCCAACAAACAGTACCTGAGCGCCATTCAGTCAAGAAAATCCGATGCAGAGCTGACCGCTCTGAAATCGAAGGCGGATGTAGCCAAAGGCAGTCTTGCACCCCTGGAAGAGAGGGCACGTGAAGTCAGCTATGATTTCTTCCGCTCCCACCCGGATTCTTATGTAACGGCAGCAGAACTACGGTACTTTGCCACATACATGAAACCAGGAGACCTGAAATCTCATATTGGCAAACTCGCCCCTTTCCTGCAAACCAGTATTTACGGACAAGAGCTATCCGACATTCTGAACAAACTACAGAATGGTGCACCTGGTAGCCAGGCACAGTTATTCAGTCAGCGGGACGCAACCGGTAAGGCCGTTACACCGCTGGATTTTAAGGGGAAATACCTGTTGCTGGATTTCTGGGGCAGCTGGTGCCTGCCCTGCCGTAAAAACAATGTACATCTGAAAGAGCTTTATGCCCGCTACAAAGACAAGGGATTCGCCATCATTGGTATTGCTGATAATGACAGCAAACCAGAGGATTGGAAAAAAGCAATCGACAAAGATGGTATTGGTATCTGGACGAATATTCTCCGCGGACTGGACGCTAATAAGTTCAAGGAGGATGGTAAACCACAACCAGGCGATATCTACAATATGTATGGTGTACATGCCGTACCAACGCAGATATTGATCAATCCTGAAGGTATGATCATCGCCCGTTTTGGCAGTGGCGGTGAAAACTACGAACTGCTGGATACAAAACTGGCTGAAATCTTATAAATATTTGTAATCCAGTCATCCGATACTTACTCTCCGTTAGCGCTGTCTTTTGGACGTAGCACTAACAAAGCGTAAGTATAGCATGACTATTATAATGCAGGTATTTACAACGGGTACTGCGGCAGAAGTTGGCATGATTAAGGTATAGGGATCAATACAAGCTGATCCAAAATATATCATATGCAAGCTAACGCTAACAAGCAGTCCCCGTTTCTTATTAAAGCGCCCCTGATCCTTATCGGCCTTTATCTTTTCTTTTATTTCCTCTTTCTGCTGAAAGAAATCCTGGTACCTTTCGCATTCGCAGGATTAATAGCCATTCTCCTGAATCCTCTCTGTAACAGACTGGAGAGACTCCGGATTCCCAAAGTGTGGGCGATTTCCCTCAGCCTGCTGCTTGCCGCACTTGTATTGGCTGGCTTGTTCTATTTTTTATCCGCACAGATCAGTCAGTTTGGAGAACTGATTCCCACCCTGAAAACCCGCTCACAGGAACTGATGGGAGAACTACAGCAATGGGTTGCACTGAAACTAGGTATTTCCATGGAAAAACAGACCGATATGCTGCATAAACTAACTGATAACGGTCAACAATACCTCGGGCATACTTTAGGGTCTATTTTCGGCGTATTAGGGGTGTTTTTTCTGCTACCGGTGTACACATTTCTGCTCCTGTTGTATAAAAACCAGTTGGTCAATTTTATATATGAAAGCTTCGGCTCCGAACACAAAGAGCATGTACAGGATGTATTGCAATCAACCAAAGGAGCAATTCAGAGTTATATCGCAGGATTGCTGATTGAAACAGCTATCATAGCTGTACTGAATTCAATTGCGCTATTGATTTTAGGTGTAAAATATGCCATACTGCTCGGCACAATCGGCGCTATTCTGAACCTGATTCCTTATATCGGCGGATTGATCGCCATTGCTTTGCCTGTAATGATCGCCACCGTTACCAATGATAACTTTACAACTCCTTTACTGATAGTAGGCGTTTACCTGCTGATACAGTTCATCGATAATCACCTGATCGTACCCAAAGTAGTTGCTTCGAAAGTCTCTATCAATGCGCTTATTTCTATCGTGGTAGTTCTTATGGGAGGCGCCTTGTGGGGAGTTAGTGGTATGTTCCTATCCATCCCTTTTGTGGCGATTCTGAAGATCATTTTTGACCATATCGACGGACTAAAACCCTGGGGTAAATTATTGGGTGATAATAACCCCGGCAACCTCATCAAATCAAATCATAAAAAAGAGTAAAAATTCTGTCTGGTCAACGACTGTCCGGGCCGAAATTGGTAAATTTATAGTCAGTTTCGTTAATGGCCTAAATGACATATCGTATGGAAACAACCTTTCACATTTTGTTACACCTGAAGACATCTGACGGACATGAAAATCTCGGCAGATTTTTCCTCGGAGCCGACAGAACGATGGCATATAAACTCTTTAGCCAGTTAAAAGGAAATCCTGATGTCACGGATCAATGTGGTTTGTGTCTTGAGTTCATAGAGATGCGCGACAATCTTCCATACAACATGGAAATACTGAGTTGCACATTAGACCAGCTTGCCGAAAACTGTAAGATTATTACTAAGGCGATCTTTAAGCGATTTACCGTATAATTTTATTGTATTGTAGTGATCTGAAACTGGCTGATCTCCTGTCTCGACCAGGTGGAACGGAAACCCAAATAGCCCTCCTGCAATGATGCAGGATCACTGTAATGGAAATACTCAATTCCATCTACAGCAAATACAACCGTGCCATTTTGTACCCATATATCGATACAGTGATAAAGTCTTTTTGTTCGTCGCCGTCAAATACGATACTATCTAATATGCGGATCGATTCTGATCCGGATGATCATTGACTTTCAGATTGCCTTTGATCGTGCTGTTTTTAGCAACAGATAAGGTCAGTTGATCTGCGTTGCGTCCCTTGTCTGCTCCTATCGCATGAGCGCTCCATTTGACAGGACCATCCGGCCATGTAGCCAGGGTCCAGGATTGCATATTCACCGTCTCCCCTTTGGTGGCTGACAATAAAAATCCTGCCTCTTTTTTCACCACTCCTTTGGGCCAGGGTACGCCCCAGGTAGTACCGGTAGTTATCACAGGAGCAGCACCACCCAGCCATTGTAACGCGGCTGTAGTAGTATCATTATTGAGAGGTATTTGTGTTGTGACAGCAGGTAGTGAGGATATAACAGGCCATCCGGCGGTTAATAGTCCTGCGTTTTTTACAAATGCGCGTCTTGATAAACTGTTTTTTTTTTAGCATAACGCATTAGCTGGGTAAATGATTTGAGTGGTAGGGTTATATGATATCCTGTCGATAGGACAATTAATAGTAAAATAACTAAAACTGATAGTCATTTGATATTTTCTGCAGAAAAGCTGGCTCATATAATGAGTCTACTAATTAAGTAGACAAATATATACTTCACCAGATTGATATCAAAGTATGTCTTAAAATGTAGTTTTTTACTGCGGAACAATTTTGCCGTACATCGGCAGATTTTTGCATTTCATCTATATTTGTTAGCCGCTGACAGTAAACGAACTATATTCGCATTACTGGCATACGAGCACTATATGTGACCCACCATTATCCTATAACTGCACACGAGCAAGAGCACTAGCATACTCATATTCCTGCCATTCGCCTATAACATCTGTCCCATTTACCCTGATACTGCTGTCAGCTGTTCAACCTGTAAATCAATATGCGATGATTATACAACTATGTGGCCTATCCGGCGCAGGAAAAACAACTATTGCCAGAAGCGTACAACAGAAAGCTTCCACATGCGGAATTCCTATCGAAATTATTGACGGTGATGCTTATCGTGAATCCCTTTGCAGAGATCTGACTTTTTCAAAAGAAGATCGCTGTGAGAACATTCGTCGGCTTGGTTTTGTCGCCAGCCGTTTATCCAGTTATGGTATTACCTGTATTATCAGTGCCATCAACCCTTATGAAGC contains the following coding sequences:
- a CDS encoding response regulator transcription factor; protein product: MPNILVVDDQEVVRYGTTLILQKSIDDAQVSEAGSFEDTLKILSTKKFDLVILDIDMPGGNNHQMLDVIRLRHPDIRILIFSSYDEQIFGWRYLEAGADGFLSKKTGIEEIKNAAKTLLRDEKYLSPTLKQTLLNNFTNKKSATNPIQRLSSRENNIMQLLIKGSSVAEIADKLSLQISTVSTYKKRIFEKLQVSNVIEMIEKVQLYS
- a CDS encoding DUF4369 domain-containing protein; the protein is MKRLLVIVTGIAVTTHSMAQEKKGPFQLDGTITGKNSGFVHLRYGNGFYMEDSCAIKNGSFSFKGMLSEPVMATISGDGEDGYDFYLDPGQMTINVKSPSFEDAAVTGSASQTEYQELLTARADVQREIAPLAKSLEDANKQYLSAIQSRKSDAELTALKSKADVAKGSLAPLEERAREVSYDFFRSHPDSYVTAAELRYFATYMKPGDLKSHIGKLAPFLQTSIYGQELSDILNKLQNGAPGSQAQLFSQRDATGKAVTPLDFKGKYLLLDFWGSWCLPCRKNNVHLKELYARYKDKGFAIIGIADNDSKPEDWKKAIDKDGIGIWTNILRGLDANKFKEDGKPQPGDIYNMYGVHAVPTQILINPEGMIIARFGSGGENYELLDTKLAEIL
- a CDS encoding AI-2E family transporter translates to MQANANKQSPFLIKAPLILIGLYLFFYFLFLLKEILVPFAFAGLIAILLNPLCNRLERLRIPKVWAISLSLLLAALVLAGLFYFLSAQISQFGELIPTLKTRSQELMGELQQWVALKLGISMEKQTDMLHKLTDNGQQYLGHTLGSIFGVLGVFFLLPVYTFLLLLYKNQLVNFIYESFGSEHKEHVQDVLQSTKGAIQSYIAGLLIETAIIAVLNSIALLILGVKYAILLGTIGAILNLIPYIGGLIAIALPVMIATVTNDNFTTPLLIVGVYLLIQFIDNHLIVPKVVASKVSINALISIVVVLMGGALWGVSGMFLSIPFVAILKIIFDHIDGLKPWGKLLGDNNPGNLIKSNHKKE
- a CDS encoding DUF6250 domain-containing protein; this translates as MDIWVQNGTVVFAVDGIEYFHYSDPASLQEGYLGFRSTWSRQEISQFQITTIQ